Proteins encoded together in one Octopus bimaculoides isolate UCB-OBI-ISO-001 chromosome 24, ASM119413v2, whole genome shotgun sequence window:
- the LOC106881169 gene encoding uncharacterized protein LOC106881169 isoform X2 — protein MGSAFSCSETRPSIDEVREILYPQEGNRRYGKCLVNHPQDVMRLCSSPKKDRGSPPTTHAPTWKFWRRLSSRRNANDKKGGDRGEYGGSLLVSHSDGRGRRECILKETIRLSNGVSNEEDDHLEDLPDVLDNNALRRSQSLKPPPKPPRLFLMRSTSITNHRNSITPSSSRNSFLMSPSTNSKEEAIIKFPINIENGRFLNNSPYNGTVSSPKNPEAVGQMTPDLTTKSIRREKRIKYSANGNPMRIKMDLPATGQLQNAREKITRHGIILHCLTDLLCQRLRPADLIEKMYKEHVITTGDLQAFNGHPDQRLVCESLVNNVSRGDSQQYESFCNVLRNTDGYRDISDILDAMTRISFMISDIPSSDQEDNVLADETTMKFDVGFYDDSIRQLKPVVELERIKDVNGKWGLHNSNSCSSQISSSFLSKDQQNNTTDINGNGKTNLVPMMTVSILGHNLQGKRAMVLAEVLHRYNCILELCLGKTQLTGSDIGLLSIPLQKNNSLTVLDVRLNNIGNEGATMVGNALEQNSTLRQLNLSSTGNFQFNFQSFIYFRLPLIFLCF, from the coding sequence acCGTGGTTCTCCACCAACAACTCATGCACCTACCTGGAAGTTCTGGAGAAGGTTGTCCTCTAGAAGGAACGCAAATGATAAGAAAGGCGGAGATAGGGGGGAATACGGCGGCAGTCTTCTCGTGAGCCACTCCGATGGACGCGGAAGACGTGAATGTATTCTCAAAGAAACTATACGTCTCTCTAATGGCGTATCCAACGAAGAAGACGACCATCTCGAAGACCTCCCCGACGTTCTCGATAACAACGCTCTGCGACGGTCGCAGTCATTGAAGCCCCCACCAAAGCCTCCCAGACTGTTCTTGATGCGTTCGACTTCGATTACGAATCATAGAAACTCGATAACGCCGTCTTCGTCGCGGAATTCGTTTCTCATGTCCCCGAGCACGAATTCCAAGGAGGAAGCAATTATCAAATTTCCTATTAACATTGAAAACGGGCGCTTTTTGAACAACTCTCCGTACAACGGAACCGTTTCTTCCCCCAAAAACCCCGAAGCTGTGGGTCAAATGACTCCAGATTTAACGACCAAATCCATTCGCAGAGAAAAACGTATCAAATATTCGGCAAACGGCAATCCGATGCGTATCAAAATGGACTTGCCTGCCACAGGCCAACTGCAAAATGCCCGTGAAAAGATCACCCGGCATGGCATTATATTACATTGCCTTACTGATTTATTATGTCAGCGGTTGAGACCGGCGGACCTTATCGAAAAAATGTACAAGGAACATGTGATAACCACAGGCGACCTACAAGCATTCAACGGTCATCCAGACCAGAGATTGGTCTGTGAGAGCTTAGTGAACAACGTATCTCGAGGAGACAGCCAACAGTATGAGTCTTTCTGTAACGTCCTTCGCAATACGGACGGTTATAGAGATATTTCCGATATTCTAGACGCTATGACTCGGATATCGTTTATGATTTCCGATATTCCGAGTTCAGATCAAGAAGATAATGTCCTCGCTGATGAAACAACGATGAAGTTTGACGTAGGTTTCTATGACGATTCGATCCGTCAACTGAAGCCTGTCGTCGAACTTGAACGTATCAAAGACGTCAATGGTAAATGGGGGTTGCACAACTCCAACTCTTGTTCGTCACAGATATCGTCTAGTTTTCTATCGAAGGatcaacaaaataacacaacGGACATTAACGGCAATGGAAAAACTAATTTAGTTCCAATGATGACGGTCAGTATTCTTGGACACAACCTACAAGGTAAACGTGCCATGGTTCTGGCAGAAGTTCTTCACAGATACAACTGTATTCTTGAACTGTGCCTCGGCAAGACACAGTTGACAGGTTCGGACATTGGTTTGTTGTCCATACCTTTGCAAAAAAATAACAGTTTAACTGTTTTGGATGTACGACTTAACAATATTGGAAACGAGGGAGCTACAATGGTTGGTAACGCCCTGGAACAGAACTCCACTCTCAGACAGCTAAATCTATCGTCAACAGGTAACTTTCAGTTtaattttcaatcttttatttatttccgtCTCCCTctgatatttttgtgtttttaa
- the LOC106881169 gene encoding uncharacterized protein LOC106881169 isoform X3, which produces MESHGVCVHTDTHICIQEQDRGSPPTTHAPTWKFWRRLSSRRNANDKKGGDRGEYGGSLLVSHSDGRGRRECILKETIRLSNGVSNEEDDHLEDLPDVLDNNALRRSQSLKPPPKPPRLFLMRSTSITNHRNSITPSSSRNSFLMSPSTNSKEEAIIKFPINIENGRFLNNSPYNGTVSSPKNPEAVGQMTPDLTTKSIRREKRIKYSANGNPMRIKMDLPATGQLQNAREKITRHGIILHCLTDLLCQRLRPADLIEKMYKEHVITTGDLQAFNGHPDQRLVCESLVNNVSRGDSQQYESFCNVLRNTDGYRDISDILDAMTRISFMISDIPSSDQEDNVLADETTMKFDVGFYDDSIRQLKPVVELERIKDVNGKWGLHNSNSCSSQISSSFLSKDQQNNTTDINGNGKTNLVPMMTVSILGHNLQGKRAMVLAEVLHRYNCILELCLGKTQLTGSDIGLLSIPLQKNNSLTVLDVRLNNIGNEGATMVGNALEQNSTLRQLNLSSTGNFQFNFQSFIYFRLPLIFLCF; this is translated from the coding sequence acCGTGGTTCTCCACCAACAACTCATGCACCTACCTGGAAGTTCTGGAGAAGGTTGTCCTCTAGAAGGAACGCAAATGATAAGAAAGGCGGAGATAGGGGGGAATACGGCGGCAGTCTTCTCGTGAGCCACTCCGATGGACGCGGAAGACGTGAATGTATTCTCAAAGAAACTATACGTCTCTCTAATGGCGTATCCAACGAAGAAGACGACCATCTCGAAGACCTCCCCGACGTTCTCGATAACAACGCTCTGCGACGGTCGCAGTCATTGAAGCCCCCACCAAAGCCTCCCAGACTGTTCTTGATGCGTTCGACTTCGATTACGAATCATAGAAACTCGATAACGCCGTCTTCGTCGCGGAATTCGTTTCTCATGTCCCCGAGCACGAATTCCAAGGAGGAAGCAATTATCAAATTTCCTATTAACATTGAAAACGGGCGCTTTTTGAACAACTCTCCGTACAACGGAACCGTTTCTTCCCCCAAAAACCCCGAAGCTGTGGGTCAAATGACTCCAGATTTAACGACCAAATCCATTCGCAGAGAAAAACGTATCAAATATTCGGCAAACGGCAATCCGATGCGTATCAAAATGGACTTGCCTGCCACAGGCCAACTGCAAAATGCCCGTGAAAAGATCACCCGGCATGGCATTATATTACATTGCCTTACTGATTTATTATGTCAGCGGTTGAGACCGGCGGACCTTATCGAAAAAATGTACAAGGAACATGTGATAACCACAGGCGACCTACAAGCATTCAACGGTCATCCAGACCAGAGATTGGTCTGTGAGAGCTTAGTGAACAACGTATCTCGAGGAGACAGCCAACAGTATGAGTCTTTCTGTAACGTCCTTCGCAATACGGACGGTTATAGAGATATTTCCGATATTCTAGACGCTATGACTCGGATATCGTTTATGATTTCCGATATTCCGAGTTCAGATCAAGAAGATAATGTCCTCGCTGATGAAACAACGATGAAGTTTGACGTAGGTTTCTATGACGATTCGATCCGTCAACTGAAGCCTGTCGTCGAACTTGAACGTATCAAAGACGTCAATGGTAAATGGGGGTTGCACAACTCCAACTCTTGTTCGTCACAGATATCGTCTAGTTTTCTATCGAAGGatcaacaaaataacacaacGGACATTAACGGCAATGGAAAAACTAATTTAGTTCCAATGATGACGGTCAGTATTCTTGGACACAACCTACAAGGTAAACGTGCCATGGTTCTGGCAGAAGTTCTTCACAGATACAACTGTATTCTTGAACTGTGCCTCGGCAAGACACAGTTGACAGGTTCGGACATTGGTTTGTTGTCCATACCTTTGCAAAAAAATAACAGTTTAACTGTTTTGGATGTACGACTTAACAATATTGGAAACGAGGGAGCTACAATGGTTGGTAACGCCCTGGAACAGAACTCCACTCTCAGACAGCTAAATCTATCGTCAACAGGTAACTTTCAGTTtaattttcaatcttttatttatttccgtCTCCCTctgatatttttgtgtttttaa
- the LOC106881169 gene encoding uncharacterized protein LOC106881169 isoform X4, which produces MKLDQTDMENQNITDRGSPPTTHAPTWKFWRRLSSRRNANDKKGGDRGEYGGSLLVSHSDGRGRRECILKETIRLSNGVSNEEDDHLEDLPDVLDNNALRRSQSLKPPPKPPRLFLMRSTSITNHRNSITPSSSRNSFLMSPSTNSKEEAIIKFPINIENGRFLNNSPYNGTVSSPKNPEAVGQMTPDLTTKSIRREKRIKYSANGNPMRIKMDLPATGQLQNAREKITRHGIILHCLTDLLCQRLRPADLIEKMYKEHVITTGDLQAFNGHPDQRLVCESLVNNVSRGDSQQYESFCNVLRNTDGYRDISDILDAMTRISFMISDIPSSDQEDNVLADETTMKFDVGFYDDSIRQLKPVVELERIKDVNGKWGLHNSNSCSSQISSSFLSKDQQNNTTDINGNGKTNLVPMMTVSILGHNLQGKRAMVLAEVLHRYNCILELCLGKTQLTGSDIGLLSIPLQKNNSLTVLDVRLNNIGNEGATMVGNALEQNSTLRQLNLSSTGNFQFNFQSFIYFRLPLIFLCF; this is translated from the coding sequence acCGTGGTTCTCCACCAACAACTCATGCACCTACCTGGAAGTTCTGGAGAAGGTTGTCCTCTAGAAGGAACGCAAATGATAAGAAAGGCGGAGATAGGGGGGAATACGGCGGCAGTCTTCTCGTGAGCCACTCCGATGGACGCGGAAGACGTGAATGTATTCTCAAAGAAACTATACGTCTCTCTAATGGCGTATCCAACGAAGAAGACGACCATCTCGAAGACCTCCCCGACGTTCTCGATAACAACGCTCTGCGACGGTCGCAGTCATTGAAGCCCCCACCAAAGCCTCCCAGACTGTTCTTGATGCGTTCGACTTCGATTACGAATCATAGAAACTCGATAACGCCGTCTTCGTCGCGGAATTCGTTTCTCATGTCCCCGAGCACGAATTCCAAGGAGGAAGCAATTATCAAATTTCCTATTAACATTGAAAACGGGCGCTTTTTGAACAACTCTCCGTACAACGGAACCGTTTCTTCCCCCAAAAACCCCGAAGCTGTGGGTCAAATGACTCCAGATTTAACGACCAAATCCATTCGCAGAGAAAAACGTATCAAATATTCGGCAAACGGCAATCCGATGCGTATCAAAATGGACTTGCCTGCCACAGGCCAACTGCAAAATGCCCGTGAAAAGATCACCCGGCATGGCATTATATTACATTGCCTTACTGATTTATTATGTCAGCGGTTGAGACCGGCGGACCTTATCGAAAAAATGTACAAGGAACATGTGATAACCACAGGCGACCTACAAGCATTCAACGGTCATCCAGACCAGAGATTGGTCTGTGAGAGCTTAGTGAACAACGTATCTCGAGGAGACAGCCAACAGTATGAGTCTTTCTGTAACGTCCTTCGCAATACGGACGGTTATAGAGATATTTCCGATATTCTAGACGCTATGACTCGGATATCGTTTATGATTTCCGATATTCCGAGTTCAGATCAAGAAGATAATGTCCTCGCTGATGAAACAACGATGAAGTTTGACGTAGGTTTCTATGACGATTCGATCCGTCAACTGAAGCCTGTCGTCGAACTTGAACGTATCAAAGACGTCAATGGTAAATGGGGGTTGCACAACTCCAACTCTTGTTCGTCACAGATATCGTCTAGTTTTCTATCGAAGGatcaacaaaataacacaacGGACATTAACGGCAATGGAAAAACTAATTTAGTTCCAATGATGACGGTCAGTATTCTTGGACACAACCTACAAGGTAAACGTGCCATGGTTCTGGCAGAAGTTCTTCACAGATACAACTGTATTCTTGAACTGTGCCTCGGCAAGACACAGTTGACAGGTTCGGACATTGGTTTGTTGTCCATACCTTTGCAAAAAAATAACAGTTTAACTGTTTTGGATGTACGACTTAACAATATTGGAAACGAGGGAGCTACAATGGTTGGTAACGCCCTGGAACAGAACTCCACTCTCAGACAGCTAAATCTATCGTCAACAGGTAACTTTCAGTTtaattttcaatcttttatttatttccgtCTCCCTctgatatttttgtgtttttaa